A window of Lytechinus variegatus isolate NC3 chromosome 15, Lvar_3.0, whole genome shotgun sequence contains these coding sequences:
- the LOC121428873 gene encoding 5-hydroxytryptamine receptor 1-like, with protein MVITEINEHDNVSTTTPYNPYRGLRIDHQPTSLVAIVEGLTMIIIFLGSLIVNLIALVAILRDKKLRRNVHNWLIINLIINDLGITITSMSFSIISVFDHGYFLVHSDIMCLINGAGGTGFSFGNFATILAISLDRFLSVVLPNRFPPSKTRIIIYIVFCWMVPIANIIPPSFELISDFKYHPFTHHCSPIWQACLYYIICIIILFGITVPVMVFCYIGVFWTLRRQQQVLRSYAKGRADDDSLDDVGEADDSLQVTNPTTNTGLSLDDLPSREGKVSETVEESSTSNLDGHGVCKFDEVKSNQEKIDKKMIKQRSKRRSLQKKLTTDKRIAMTGTLLVMTTVVCWAPYCIVHSCFIPIHVTHSLGVFTMWLAYTNSLLDPIIYSFMNRRVRARYHAMMSNFRMTVCKKN; from the exons atggtcatcaccGAGATCAATGAACACGACAATGTGTCGACTACTACCCCATATAATCCATACAGGGGTCTGCGGATCGACCACCAACCGACGTCATTGGTGGCCATCGTCGAGGGTCTGACGATGATCATCATCTTTCTCGGGTCGTTGATCGTCAACCTCATCGCTTTGGTGGCCATCCTCCGTGATAAGAAACTGAGGAGGAATGTTCACAACTGGCTAATCATCAACCTGATCATCAACGATCTCGGTATCACGATCACCAGTATGTCTTTCTCCATCATATCCGTCTTCGATCACGGGTATTTTCTGGTTCATAGTGATATCATGTGTTTA ATAAACGGGGCTGGTGGAACTGGTTTCTCGTTCGGTAACTTCGCCACTATCCTGGCCATATCTTTAGATCGTTTTCTGTCCGTAGTCTTGCCGAACCGCTTCCCTCCATCGAAGACCCGCATCATCATCTATATCGTTTTCTGCTGGATGGTTCCCATCGCCAATATCATCCCACCTTCCTTCGAGTTAATTTCTGACTTCAAATACCATCCTTTCACCCATCATTGTTCCCCAATCTGGCAAGCCTGTCTCTATTACATCATCTGCATCATCATCCTGTTCGGCATCACCGTTCCCGTCATGGTCTTCTGCTACATCGGTGTCTTCTGGACCTTGAGGCGTCAGCAGCAGGTCCTTCGATCTTACGCCAAGGGCCGCGCCGACGACGACTCCCTCGATGACGTCGGGGAAGCCGATGACAGCTTGCAGGTGACCAATCCAACAACCAATACAGGTTTGTCTTTGGACGACCTGCCAAGCCGCGAAGGCAAGGTTTCTGAGACCGTGGAAGAATCCTCAACCTCCAACCTTGATGGTCATGGTGTCTGCAAGTTTGATGAAGTCAAGTCGAATCAAGAGAAGATTGACAAGAAGATGATTAAGCAGAGGAGCAAGCGAAGATCCTTGCAGAAGAAACTCACCACTGACAAAAGAATTGCTATGACAG GCACCCTTTTGGTAATGACTACCGTGGTCTGTTGGGCGCCTTACTGTATCGTCCATTCTTGTTTTATTCCTATCCACGTCACCCATTCATTGGGTGTGTTCACAATGTGGCTCGCTTACACCAACTCCCTCCTCGATCCAATCATTTACTCATTCATGAATAGACGAGTTCGTGCTCGATACCATGCCATGATGTCTAACTTCAGAATGACTGTATGTAAGAAAAATTGA